In Phyllostomus discolor isolate MPI-MPIP mPhyDis1 chromosome 2, mPhyDis1.pri.v3, whole genome shotgun sequence, the following are encoded in one genomic region:
- the IFFO1 gene encoding intermediate filament family orphan 1 isoform X5 codes for MNPLFGPNLFLLQQEQQGLAGPLGEPLGGDHFASAGDVSSPLAPPGPTYSPPGPAPAPPAAMALRNDLGSNINVLKTLNLRFRCFLAKVHELERRNRLLEKQLQQALEEGKQGRRGLARRDQAVQTGFISPIRPLGLPLGARPAAVCTPSARVLGSPARSPAGPLAPSAACHSSPSTSTSTSTSSAFSSTSAAFSSSARFMPGTIWSFSHARRLGPGLEPMLVQGPGLSWVHPDGVGVQIDTITPEIRALYNVLAKVKRERDEYKRRWEEEYTVRVQLQERVNELQEEAQEADACQEELAMKVEQLKAELVVFKGLMSNNLTELDTKIQEKAMKVDMDICRRIDITAKLCDVAQQRNCEGMIQMFQKLVPTMGGRKRERKAAVEEDPSLSESDGPRQPDGDEEESAALSINEEMQRMLNQLREYDFEDDCDSLTWEETEETLLLWEDFSGYAMAAAEAQGEQQEDSLEKVIKDTESLFKTREKEYQETIDQIELELATAKNDMNRHLHEYMEMCSMKRGLDVQMETCRRLITQSGDRKSPAFTAVPLSDPPPPPPSETEDPDREVSSDSSMR; via the exons ATGAATCCGTTATTCGGCCCCAACCTCTTCCTCCTacagcaggagcagcagggcctggctgggccgCTGGGGGAACCCCTGGGAGGTGACCACTTCGCCAGTGCAGGGGACGTGTCGTCGCCACTCGCCCCTCCCGGTCCCACTTACTCACCACCTGGGCCGGCTCCGGCGCCCCCCGCCGCCATGGCCCTCCGCAACGACCTGGGCTCCAACATCAATGTGCTCAAGACCCTGAACCTCCGCTTCCGCTGCTTCCTCGCCAAGGTGCATGAGCTGGAGCGCCGTAACCGGCTGCTGGAGAAGCAGCTGCAGCAGGCGCTGGAGGAGGGTAAGCAGGGCCGGCGGGGCCTGGCTCGCCGTGACCAGGCTGTGCAGACCGGCTTCATCAGCCCCATCCGGCCCCTGGGGCTCCCGCTGGGCGCCCGGCCGGCCGCCGTCTGCACCCCATCGGCACGCGTGCTGGGCTCGCCCGCGCGCTCGCCAGCTGGCCCCCTTGCGCCCTCCGCCGCTTGCCACTCGTcgccctccacctccacctccacctccacctcctccgCCTTCTCCTCCACCTCCGCCGCCTTCTCCTCGTCGGCCCGCTTCATGCCTGGCACCATCTGGTCCTTCTCTCACGCCCGCCGGCTGGGGCCGGGACTGGAGCCCATGCTGGTGCAGGGGCCTGGCCTGTCGTGGGTGCACCCTGACGGGGTGGGCGTCCAGATCGACACCATCACCCCCGAGATCCGCGCTCTCTACAACGTGCTGGCCAAGGTGAAGCGTGAGCGGGACGAATACAAGCGGAG GTGGGAAGAGGAGTACACGGTGCGGGTGCAGCTGCAAGAGCGAGTGAATGAGCTCCAGGAG GAAGCCCAGGAGGCTGACGCCTGCCAAGAGGAGCTGGCGATGAAGGTGGAGCAGTTGAAAGCTGAGCTAGTGGTCTTCAAAGGGCTTATGAGCAAC AACCTGACAGAGCTGGACACAAAGATCCAGGAGAAGGCCATGAAGGTGGACATGGACATTTGCCGCCGCATTGACATCACCGCCAAACTCTGCGACGTGGCTCAGCAGCGCAACTGTGAGGGCATGATCCAGATGTTCCAG AAACTG GTCCCAACCATGGGGGGGCGGAAGCGGGAGCGCAAGGCTGCCGTCGAGGAGGATCCCTCCCTGTCGGAGAGTGACGGGCCCCGCCAGCCCGATGGGGATGAGGAGGAGAGCGCGGCCCTCAGCATCAACGAGGAGATGCAGCGTATGCTCAACCAGCT GAGGGAGTATGATTTTGAGGACGACTGTGACAGCCTGACttgggaggaaactgaggagaCCCTGCTGCTTTGGGAGGATTTCTCAGGCTATGCCATGGCAgctgcagaggcccagggagag CAGCAGGAAGATAGTTTGGAGAAGGTGATTAAAGACACCGAGTCCCTGTTCAAAACCCGGGAGAAGGAATACCAGGAAACCATCGACCAGATAGAG CTGGAGCTGGCCACGGCCAAGAACGACATGAACCGGCACCTGCACGAGTACATGGAGATGTGCAGCATGAAGCGGGGCCTGGACGTGCAGATGGAGACCTGCCGCCGGCTCATCACCCAGTCTGGGGACCG aaagtcTCCTGCTTTCACTGCGGTCCCGCTTAGCGacccgccgccgccaccgccgagCGAGACCGAAGACCCCGATCGGGAAGTCTCCTCTGATAGCTCCATGAGATAG
- the IFFO1 gene encoding intermediate filament family orphan 1 isoform X1 → MNPLFGPNLFLLQQEQQGLAGPLGEPLGGDHFASAGDVSSPLAPPGPTYSPPGPAPAPPAAMALRNDLGSNINVLKTLNLRFRCFLAKVHELERRNRLLEKQLQQALEEGKQGRRGLARRDQAVQTGFISPIRPLGLPLGARPAAVCTPSARVLGSPARSPAGPLAPSAACHSSPSTSTSTSTSSAFSSTSAAFSSSARFMPGTIWSFSHARRLGPGLEPMLVQGPGLSWVHPDGVGVQIDTITPEIRALYNVLAKVKRERDEYKRRWEEEYTVRVQLQERVNELQEEAQEADACQEELAMKVEQLKAELVVFKGLMSNNLTELDTKIQEKAMKVDMDICRRIDITAKLCDVAQQRNCEGMIQMFQKKLSLHLSPIKVPTMGGRKRERKAAVEEDPSLSESDGPRQPDGDEEESAALSINEEMQRMLNQLREYDFEDDCDSLTWEETEETLLLWEDFSGYAMAAAEAQGEQQEDSLEKVIKDTESLFKTREKEYQETIDQIELELATAKNDMNRHLHEYMEMCSMKRGLDVQMETCRRLITQSGDRKSPAFTAVPLSDPPPPPPSETEDPDREVSSDSSMR, encoded by the exons ATGAATCCGTTATTCGGCCCCAACCTCTTCCTCCTacagcaggagcagcagggcctggctgggccgCTGGGGGAACCCCTGGGAGGTGACCACTTCGCCAGTGCAGGGGACGTGTCGTCGCCACTCGCCCCTCCCGGTCCCACTTACTCACCACCTGGGCCGGCTCCGGCGCCCCCCGCCGCCATGGCCCTCCGCAACGACCTGGGCTCCAACATCAATGTGCTCAAGACCCTGAACCTCCGCTTCCGCTGCTTCCTCGCCAAGGTGCATGAGCTGGAGCGCCGTAACCGGCTGCTGGAGAAGCAGCTGCAGCAGGCGCTGGAGGAGGGTAAGCAGGGCCGGCGGGGCCTGGCTCGCCGTGACCAGGCTGTGCAGACCGGCTTCATCAGCCCCATCCGGCCCCTGGGGCTCCCGCTGGGCGCCCGGCCGGCCGCCGTCTGCACCCCATCGGCACGCGTGCTGGGCTCGCCCGCGCGCTCGCCAGCTGGCCCCCTTGCGCCCTCCGCCGCTTGCCACTCGTcgccctccacctccacctccacctccacctcctccgCCTTCTCCTCCACCTCCGCCGCCTTCTCCTCGTCGGCCCGCTTCATGCCTGGCACCATCTGGTCCTTCTCTCACGCCCGCCGGCTGGGGCCGGGACTGGAGCCCATGCTGGTGCAGGGGCCTGGCCTGTCGTGGGTGCACCCTGACGGGGTGGGCGTCCAGATCGACACCATCACCCCCGAGATCCGCGCTCTCTACAACGTGCTGGCCAAGGTGAAGCGTGAGCGGGACGAATACAAGCGGAG GTGGGAAGAGGAGTACACGGTGCGGGTGCAGCTGCAAGAGCGAGTGAATGAGCTCCAGGAG GAAGCCCAGGAGGCTGACGCCTGCCAAGAGGAGCTGGCGATGAAGGTGGAGCAGTTGAAAGCTGAGCTAGTGGTCTTCAAAGGGCTTATGAGCAAC AACCTGACAGAGCTGGACACAAAGATCCAGGAGAAGGCCATGAAGGTGGACATGGACATTTGCCGCCGCATTGACATCACCGCCAAACTCTGCGACGTGGCTCAGCAGCGCAACTGTGAGGGCATGATCCAGATGTTCCAG AAGAAACTG TCTCTGCACTTGTCTCCCATTAAGGTCCCAACCATGGGGGGGCGGAAGCGGGAGCGCAAGGCTGCCGTCGAGGAGGATCCCTCCCTGTCGGAGAGTGACGGGCCCCGCCAGCCCGATGGGGATGAGGAGGAGAGCGCGGCCCTCAGCATCAACGAGGAGATGCAGCGTATGCTCAACCAGCT GAGGGAGTATGATTTTGAGGACGACTGTGACAGCCTGACttgggaggaaactgaggagaCCCTGCTGCTTTGGGAGGATTTCTCAGGCTATGCCATGGCAgctgcagaggcccagggagag CAGCAGGAAGATAGTTTGGAGAAGGTGATTAAAGACACCGAGTCCCTGTTCAAAACCCGGGAGAAGGAATACCAGGAAACCATCGACCAGATAGAG CTGGAGCTGGCCACGGCCAAGAACGACATGAACCGGCACCTGCACGAGTACATGGAGATGTGCAGCATGAAGCGGGGCCTGGACGTGCAGATGGAGACCTGCCGCCGGCTCATCACCCAGTCTGGGGACCG aaagtcTCCTGCTTTCACTGCGGTCCCGCTTAGCGacccgccgccgccaccgccgagCGAGACCGAAGACCCCGATCGGGAAGTCTCCTCTGATAGCTCCATGAGATAG
- the IFFO1 gene encoding intermediate filament family orphan 1 isoform X9, with amino-acid sequence MNPLFGPNLFLLQQEQQGLAGPLGEPLGGDHFASAGDVSSPLAPPGPTYSPPGPAPAPPAAMALRNDLGSNINVLKTLNLRFRCFLAKVHELERRNRLLEKQLQQALEEGKQGRRGLARRDQAVQTGFISPIRPLGLPLGARPAAVCTPSARVLGSPARSPAGPLAPSAACHSSPSTSTSTSTSSAFSSTSAAFSSSARFMPGTIWSFSHARRLGPGLEPMLVQGPGLSWVHPDGVGVQIDTITPEIRALYNVLAKVKRERDEYKRRWEEEYTVRVQLQERVNELQEEAQEADACQEELAMKVEQLKAELVVFKGLMSNNLTELDTKIQEKAMKVDMDICRRIDITAKLCDVAQQRNCEGMIQMFQVPTMGGRKRERKAAVEEDPSLSESDGPRQPDGDEEESAALSINEEMQRMLNQLREYDFEDDCDSLTWEETEETLLLWEDFSGYAMAAAEAQGEQEDSLEKVIKDTESLFKTREKEYQETIDQIELELATAKNDMNRHLHEYMEMCSMKRGLDVQMETCRRLITQSGDRKSPAFTAVPLSDPPPPPPSETEDPDREVSSDSSMR; translated from the exons ATGAATCCGTTATTCGGCCCCAACCTCTTCCTCCTacagcaggagcagcagggcctggctgggccgCTGGGGGAACCCCTGGGAGGTGACCACTTCGCCAGTGCAGGGGACGTGTCGTCGCCACTCGCCCCTCCCGGTCCCACTTACTCACCACCTGGGCCGGCTCCGGCGCCCCCCGCCGCCATGGCCCTCCGCAACGACCTGGGCTCCAACATCAATGTGCTCAAGACCCTGAACCTCCGCTTCCGCTGCTTCCTCGCCAAGGTGCATGAGCTGGAGCGCCGTAACCGGCTGCTGGAGAAGCAGCTGCAGCAGGCGCTGGAGGAGGGTAAGCAGGGCCGGCGGGGCCTGGCTCGCCGTGACCAGGCTGTGCAGACCGGCTTCATCAGCCCCATCCGGCCCCTGGGGCTCCCGCTGGGCGCCCGGCCGGCCGCCGTCTGCACCCCATCGGCACGCGTGCTGGGCTCGCCCGCGCGCTCGCCAGCTGGCCCCCTTGCGCCCTCCGCCGCTTGCCACTCGTcgccctccacctccacctccacctccacctcctccgCCTTCTCCTCCACCTCCGCCGCCTTCTCCTCGTCGGCCCGCTTCATGCCTGGCACCATCTGGTCCTTCTCTCACGCCCGCCGGCTGGGGCCGGGACTGGAGCCCATGCTGGTGCAGGGGCCTGGCCTGTCGTGGGTGCACCCTGACGGGGTGGGCGTCCAGATCGACACCATCACCCCCGAGATCCGCGCTCTCTACAACGTGCTGGCCAAGGTGAAGCGTGAGCGGGACGAATACAAGCGGAG GTGGGAAGAGGAGTACACGGTGCGGGTGCAGCTGCAAGAGCGAGTGAATGAGCTCCAGGAG GAAGCCCAGGAGGCTGACGCCTGCCAAGAGGAGCTGGCGATGAAGGTGGAGCAGTTGAAAGCTGAGCTAGTGGTCTTCAAAGGGCTTATGAGCAAC AACCTGACAGAGCTGGACACAAAGATCCAGGAGAAGGCCATGAAGGTGGACATGGACATTTGCCGCCGCATTGACATCACCGCCAAACTCTGCGACGTGGCTCAGCAGCGCAACTGTGAGGGCATGATCCAGATGTTCCAG GTCCCAACCATGGGGGGGCGGAAGCGGGAGCGCAAGGCTGCCGTCGAGGAGGATCCCTCCCTGTCGGAGAGTGACGGGCCCCGCCAGCCCGATGGGGATGAGGAGGAGAGCGCGGCCCTCAGCATCAACGAGGAGATGCAGCGTATGCTCAACCAGCT GAGGGAGTATGATTTTGAGGACGACTGTGACAGCCTGACttgggaggaaactgaggagaCCCTGCTGCTTTGGGAGGATTTCTCAGGCTATGCCATGGCAgctgcagaggcccagggagag CAGGAAGATAGTTTGGAGAAGGTGATTAAAGACACCGAGTCCCTGTTCAAAACCCGGGAGAAGGAATACCAGGAAACCATCGACCAGATAGAG CTGGAGCTGGCCACGGCCAAGAACGACATGAACCGGCACCTGCACGAGTACATGGAGATGTGCAGCATGAAGCGGGGCCTGGACGTGCAGATGGAGACCTGCCGCCGGCTCATCACCCAGTCTGGGGACCG aaagtcTCCTGCTTTCACTGCGGTCCCGCTTAGCGacccgccgccgccaccgccgagCGAGACCGAAGACCCCGATCGGGAAGTCTCCTCTGATAGCTCCATGAGATAG
- the IFFO1 gene encoding intermediate filament family orphan 1 isoform X4 yields the protein MNPLFGPNLFLLQQEQQGLAGPLGEPLGGDHFASAGDVSSPLAPPGPTYSPPGPAPAPPAAMALRNDLGSNINVLKTLNLRFRCFLAKVHELERRNRLLEKQLQQALEEGKQGRRGLARRDQAVQTGFISPIRPLGLPLGARPAAVCTPSARVLGSPARSPAGPLAPSAACHSSPSTSTSTSTSSAFSSTSAAFSSSARFMPGTIWSFSHARRLGPGLEPMLVQGPGLSWVHPDGVGVQIDTITPEIRALYNVLAKVKRERDEYKRRWEEEYTVRVQLQERVNELQEEAQEADACQEELAMKVEQLKAELVVFKGLMSNNLTELDTKIQEKAMKVDMDICRRIDITAKLCDVAQQRNCEGMIQMFQKKLVPTMGGRKRERKAAVEEDPSLSESDGPRQPDGDEEESAALSINEEMQRMLNQLREYDFEDDCDSLTWEETEETLLLWEDFSGYAMAAAEAQGEQQEDSLEKVIKDTESLFKTREKEYQETIDQIELELATAKNDMNRHLHEYMEMCSMKRGLDVQMETCRRLITQSGDRKSPAFTAVPLSDPPPPPPSETEDPDREVSSDSSMR from the exons ATGAATCCGTTATTCGGCCCCAACCTCTTCCTCCTacagcaggagcagcagggcctggctgggccgCTGGGGGAACCCCTGGGAGGTGACCACTTCGCCAGTGCAGGGGACGTGTCGTCGCCACTCGCCCCTCCCGGTCCCACTTACTCACCACCTGGGCCGGCTCCGGCGCCCCCCGCCGCCATGGCCCTCCGCAACGACCTGGGCTCCAACATCAATGTGCTCAAGACCCTGAACCTCCGCTTCCGCTGCTTCCTCGCCAAGGTGCATGAGCTGGAGCGCCGTAACCGGCTGCTGGAGAAGCAGCTGCAGCAGGCGCTGGAGGAGGGTAAGCAGGGCCGGCGGGGCCTGGCTCGCCGTGACCAGGCTGTGCAGACCGGCTTCATCAGCCCCATCCGGCCCCTGGGGCTCCCGCTGGGCGCCCGGCCGGCCGCCGTCTGCACCCCATCGGCACGCGTGCTGGGCTCGCCCGCGCGCTCGCCAGCTGGCCCCCTTGCGCCCTCCGCCGCTTGCCACTCGTcgccctccacctccacctccacctccacctcctccgCCTTCTCCTCCACCTCCGCCGCCTTCTCCTCGTCGGCCCGCTTCATGCCTGGCACCATCTGGTCCTTCTCTCACGCCCGCCGGCTGGGGCCGGGACTGGAGCCCATGCTGGTGCAGGGGCCTGGCCTGTCGTGGGTGCACCCTGACGGGGTGGGCGTCCAGATCGACACCATCACCCCCGAGATCCGCGCTCTCTACAACGTGCTGGCCAAGGTGAAGCGTGAGCGGGACGAATACAAGCGGAG GTGGGAAGAGGAGTACACGGTGCGGGTGCAGCTGCAAGAGCGAGTGAATGAGCTCCAGGAG GAAGCCCAGGAGGCTGACGCCTGCCAAGAGGAGCTGGCGATGAAGGTGGAGCAGTTGAAAGCTGAGCTAGTGGTCTTCAAAGGGCTTATGAGCAAC AACCTGACAGAGCTGGACACAAAGATCCAGGAGAAGGCCATGAAGGTGGACATGGACATTTGCCGCCGCATTGACATCACCGCCAAACTCTGCGACGTGGCTCAGCAGCGCAACTGTGAGGGCATGATCCAGATGTTCCAG AAGAAACTG GTCCCAACCATGGGGGGGCGGAAGCGGGAGCGCAAGGCTGCCGTCGAGGAGGATCCCTCCCTGTCGGAGAGTGACGGGCCCCGCCAGCCCGATGGGGATGAGGAGGAGAGCGCGGCCCTCAGCATCAACGAGGAGATGCAGCGTATGCTCAACCAGCT GAGGGAGTATGATTTTGAGGACGACTGTGACAGCCTGACttgggaggaaactgaggagaCCCTGCTGCTTTGGGAGGATTTCTCAGGCTATGCCATGGCAgctgcagaggcccagggagag CAGCAGGAAGATAGTTTGGAGAAGGTGATTAAAGACACCGAGTCCCTGTTCAAAACCCGGGAGAAGGAATACCAGGAAACCATCGACCAGATAGAG CTGGAGCTGGCCACGGCCAAGAACGACATGAACCGGCACCTGCACGAGTACATGGAGATGTGCAGCATGAAGCGGGGCCTGGACGTGCAGATGGAGACCTGCCGCCGGCTCATCACCCAGTCTGGGGACCG aaagtcTCCTGCTTTCACTGCGGTCCCGCTTAGCGacccgccgccgccaccgccgagCGAGACCGAAGACCCCGATCGGGAAGTCTCCTCTGATAGCTCCATGAGATAG
- the IFFO1 gene encoding intermediate filament family orphan 1 isoform X8 gives MNPLFGPNLFLLQQEQQGLAGPLGEPLGGDHFASAGDVSSPLAPPGPTYSPPGPAPAPPAAMALRNDLGSNINVLKTLNLRFRCFLAKVHELERRNRLLEKQLQQALEEGKQGRRGLARRDQAVQTGFISPIRPLGLPLGARPAAVCTPSARVLGSPARSPAGPLAPSAACHSSPSTSTSTSTSSAFSSTSAAFSSSARFMPGTIWSFSHARRLGPGLEPMLVQGPGLSWVHPDGVGVQIDTITPEIRALYNVLAKVKRERDEYKRRWEEEYTVRVQLQERVNELQEEAQEADACQEELAMKVEQLKAELVVFKGLMSNNLTELDTKIQEKAMKVDMDICRRIDITAKLCDVAQQRNCEGMIQMFQVPTMGGRKRERKAAVEEDPSLSESDGPRQPDGDEEESAALSINEEMQRMLNQLREYDFEDDCDSLTWEETEETLLLWEDFSGYAMAAAEAQGEQQEDSLEKVIKDTESLFKTREKEYQETIDQIELELATAKNDMNRHLHEYMEMCSMKRGLDVQMETCRRLITQSGDRKSPAFTAVPLSDPPPPPPSETEDPDREVSSDSSMR, from the exons ATGAATCCGTTATTCGGCCCCAACCTCTTCCTCCTacagcaggagcagcagggcctggctgggccgCTGGGGGAACCCCTGGGAGGTGACCACTTCGCCAGTGCAGGGGACGTGTCGTCGCCACTCGCCCCTCCCGGTCCCACTTACTCACCACCTGGGCCGGCTCCGGCGCCCCCCGCCGCCATGGCCCTCCGCAACGACCTGGGCTCCAACATCAATGTGCTCAAGACCCTGAACCTCCGCTTCCGCTGCTTCCTCGCCAAGGTGCATGAGCTGGAGCGCCGTAACCGGCTGCTGGAGAAGCAGCTGCAGCAGGCGCTGGAGGAGGGTAAGCAGGGCCGGCGGGGCCTGGCTCGCCGTGACCAGGCTGTGCAGACCGGCTTCATCAGCCCCATCCGGCCCCTGGGGCTCCCGCTGGGCGCCCGGCCGGCCGCCGTCTGCACCCCATCGGCACGCGTGCTGGGCTCGCCCGCGCGCTCGCCAGCTGGCCCCCTTGCGCCCTCCGCCGCTTGCCACTCGTcgccctccacctccacctccacctccacctcctccgCCTTCTCCTCCACCTCCGCCGCCTTCTCCTCGTCGGCCCGCTTCATGCCTGGCACCATCTGGTCCTTCTCTCACGCCCGCCGGCTGGGGCCGGGACTGGAGCCCATGCTGGTGCAGGGGCCTGGCCTGTCGTGGGTGCACCCTGACGGGGTGGGCGTCCAGATCGACACCATCACCCCCGAGATCCGCGCTCTCTACAACGTGCTGGCCAAGGTGAAGCGTGAGCGGGACGAATACAAGCGGAG GTGGGAAGAGGAGTACACGGTGCGGGTGCAGCTGCAAGAGCGAGTGAATGAGCTCCAGGAG GAAGCCCAGGAGGCTGACGCCTGCCAAGAGGAGCTGGCGATGAAGGTGGAGCAGTTGAAAGCTGAGCTAGTGGTCTTCAAAGGGCTTATGAGCAAC AACCTGACAGAGCTGGACACAAAGATCCAGGAGAAGGCCATGAAGGTGGACATGGACATTTGCCGCCGCATTGACATCACCGCCAAACTCTGCGACGTGGCTCAGCAGCGCAACTGTGAGGGCATGATCCAGATGTTCCAG GTCCCAACCATGGGGGGGCGGAAGCGGGAGCGCAAGGCTGCCGTCGAGGAGGATCCCTCCCTGTCGGAGAGTGACGGGCCCCGCCAGCCCGATGGGGATGAGGAGGAGAGCGCGGCCCTCAGCATCAACGAGGAGATGCAGCGTATGCTCAACCAGCT GAGGGAGTATGATTTTGAGGACGACTGTGACAGCCTGACttgggaggaaactgaggagaCCCTGCTGCTTTGGGAGGATTTCTCAGGCTATGCCATGGCAgctgcagaggcccagggagag CAGCAGGAAGATAGTTTGGAGAAGGTGATTAAAGACACCGAGTCCCTGTTCAAAACCCGGGAGAAGGAATACCAGGAAACCATCGACCAGATAGAG CTGGAGCTGGCCACGGCCAAGAACGACATGAACCGGCACCTGCACGAGTACATGGAGATGTGCAGCATGAAGCGGGGCCTGGACGTGCAGATGGAGACCTGCCGCCGGCTCATCACCCAGTCTGGGGACCG aaagtcTCCTGCTTTCACTGCGGTCCCGCTTAGCGacccgccgccgccaccgccgagCGAGACCGAAGACCCCGATCGGGAAGTCTCCTCTGATAGCTCCATGAGATAG
- the IFFO1 gene encoding intermediate filament family orphan 1 isoform X2 — MNPLFGPNLFLLQQEQQGLAGPLGEPLGGDHFASAGDVSSPLAPPGPTYSPPGPAPAPPAAMALRNDLGSNINVLKTLNLRFRCFLAKVHELERRNRLLEKQLQQALEEGKQGRRGLARRDQAVQTGFISPIRPLGLPLGARPAAVCTPSARVLGSPARSPAGPLAPSAACHSSPSTSTSTSTSSAFSSTSAAFSSSARFMPGTIWSFSHARRLGPGLEPMLVQGPGLSWVHPDGVGVQIDTITPEIRALYNVLAKVKRERDEYKRRWEEEYTVRVQLQERVNELQEEAQEADACQEELAMKVEQLKAELVVFKGLMSNNLTELDTKIQEKAMKVDMDICRRIDITAKLCDVAQQRNCEGMIQMFQKLSLHLSPIKVPTMGGRKRERKAAVEEDPSLSESDGPRQPDGDEEESAALSINEEMQRMLNQLREYDFEDDCDSLTWEETEETLLLWEDFSGYAMAAAEAQGEQQEDSLEKVIKDTESLFKTREKEYQETIDQIELELATAKNDMNRHLHEYMEMCSMKRGLDVQMETCRRLITQSGDRKSPAFTAVPLSDPPPPPPSETEDPDREVSSDSSMR; from the exons ATGAATCCGTTATTCGGCCCCAACCTCTTCCTCCTacagcaggagcagcagggcctggctgggccgCTGGGGGAACCCCTGGGAGGTGACCACTTCGCCAGTGCAGGGGACGTGTCGTCGCCACTCGCCCCTCCCGGTCCCACTTACTCACCACCTGGGCCGGCTCCGGCGCCCCCCGCCGCCATGGCCCTCCGCAACGACCTGGGCTCCAACATCAATGTGCTCAAGACCCTGAACCTCCGCTTCCGCTGCTTCCTCGCCAAGGTGCATGAGCTGGAGCGCCGTAACCGGCTGCTGGAGAAGCAGCTGCAGCAGGCGCTGGAGGAGGGTAAGCAGGGCCGGCGGGGCCTGGCTCGCCGTGACCAGGCTGTGCAGACCGGCTTCATCAGCCCCATCCGGCCCCTGGGGCTCCCGCTGGGCGCCCGGCCGGCCGCCGTCTGCACCCCATCGGCACGCGTGCTGGGCTCGCCCGCGCGCTCGCCAGCTGGCCCCCTTGCGCCCTCCGCCGCTTGCCACTCGTcgccctccacctccacctccacctccacctcctccgCCTTCTCCTCCACCTCCGCCGCCTTCTCCTCGTCGGCCCGCTTCATGCCTGGCACCATCTGGTCCTTCTCTCACGCCCGCCGGCTGGGGCCGGGACTGGAGCCCATGCTGGTGCAGGGGCCTGGCCTGTCGTGGGTGCACCCTGACGGGGTGGGCGTCCAGATCGACACCATCACCCCCGAGATCCGCGCTCTCTACAACGTGCTGGCCAAGGTGAAGCGTGAGCGGGACGAATACAAGCGGAG GTGGGAAGAGGAGTACACGGTGCGGGTGCAGCTGCAAGAGCGAGTGAATGAGCTCCAGGAG GAAGCCCAGGAGGCTGACGCCTGCCAAGAGGAGCTGGCGATGAAGGTGGAGCAGTTGAAAGCTGAGCTAGTGGTCTTCAAAGGGCTTATGAGCAAC AACCTGACAGAGCTGGACACAAAGATCCAGGAGAAGGCCATGAAGGTGGACATGGACATTTGCCGCCGCATTGACATCACCGCCAAACTCTGCGACGTGGCTCAGCAGCGCAACTGTGAGGGCATGATCCAGATGTTCCAG AAACTG TCTCTGCACTTGTCTCCCATTAAGGTCCCAACCATGGGGGGGCGGAAGCGGGAGCGCAAGGCTGCCGTCGAGGAGGATCCCTCCCTGTCGGAGAGTGACGGGCCCCGCCAGCCCGATGGGGATGAGGAGGAGAGCGCGGCCCTCAGCATCAACGAGGAGATGCAGCGTATGCTCAACCAGCT GAGGGAGTATGATTTTGAGGACGACTGTGACAGCCTGACttgggaggaaactgaggagaCCCTGCTGCTTTGGGAGGATTTCTCAGGCTATGCCATGGCAgctgcagaggcccagggagag CAGCAGGAAGATAGTTTGGAGAAGGTGATTAAAGACACCGAGTCCCTGTTCAAAACCCGGGAGAAGGAATACCAGGAAACCATCGACCAGATAGAG CTGGAGCTGGCCACGGCCAAGAACGACATGAACCGGCACCTGCACGAGTACATGGAGATGTGCAGCATGAAGCGGGGCCTGGACGTGCAGATGGAGACCTGCCGCCGGCTCATCACCCAGTCTGGGGACCG aaagtcTCCTGCTTTCACTGCGGTCCCGCTTAGCGacccgccgccgccaccgccgagCGAGACCGAAGACCCCGATCGGGAAGTCTCCTCTGATAGCTCCATGAGATAG